The genomic stretch TATCGCGTCATTGACCTGTAATTTCTCCCTCAAATGCAGCTTTTTATAGGTATTTTTAAAAGCAGGCATTTGTGTAATAACAATGTTAGTCATCGTTATTTTCAAAATTAAAAGGTTCTGCTAGTGATCGATCGGTGTGTTTTGAGATTAATACTTCTTTGATGAACTCGGTTGGCAAATCTGGATTTTCTAGGGCACATTTTCCTATTTTTGCCCAAAACTCGATTTGATTAGGAATAGAACGGCACTCAGCACGCGCTACCTTTTTAGCGGCTTTATATATAGATTCGTCAATCCTTATTGGAACACCCATTAGAATACCTACAAAAGTTTCATATTTCTACAATTGTAGCATATTTTATGCTGAATAAATAATTAAAATTTAATCGGATAGGGCTAGGTATATTCCGCCGAGTATCGTTGGGTTTTTAGCCCCTGTGACTTCAGGAAGATTACTACATTTTCCTTCCAAGGTTTGTTTTGCAATCCAGGCGAAGGCCATTGCTTCTAACCATTCACTGGATATCCCGCGATCATCGGTTAATAATACCTGATGTGCATAACAATGTTGCTGTATGCGTTTTCTTAAATAAGTATTTTTACTTCCTCCTCCACACAGCAAAATGACACCCTGCATACTTTTAAAATCGAGTATGGCTTTGGCAACACTGGCCGCAATGAGTTCGCAAAGTGTTGCTTGCACACTAGCAGGTTCCAACTGCCGGTTTAGTGTCGCGAGTTGTGTCTCGACCCATTTAAAATTGAAGTATTCGGGTCCAGTACTTTTGGGAGGTTTTAATTGAAAATAAGGATCAGATAAAAATTGCTCTAACAAGGCTTCGTCAAAAGTAGTACTCGCCGCCCAAGCGCCATCTTCATCAAACCAGCGCTTAAGATGATGGTGTATCCATTGATCGAGTAGACAATTAGCCGGCCCGGTATCAAAACCTAAAACTAGCGCTTTTAAATCTGCAGCTAAGTAAGTGATATTGGCAATCCCACCGAGATTTAACACGATAGTATCTTCTTCTTTATTACGAAAAACAGTGTTGTGAAAAGCGGGTGTGAGCGGCGCCCCTTGACCTCCAGCAGCAATATCGCGGCGGCGAAAATCGGCAATGGTGGTAATACCGGTTTTTTCGGCAATAATATTAGGATCACCAATCTGAATCGTAAAAGGGTGGGAAGTAAGATGTGGATAATGAAAAACGGTTTGCCCATGGCTACCTATGGCCAAAATATCCTTAGCCGAATATGGACTTTCTGCTAATAATTTTTTTACTGCTTCCGCTGAAATTAATCCAATTTTTTGATCGAGTTCAGCAAATTTTACTATGTTGATCGAGTCTGTGTTGTAAAGCTTGGTTAGCTCGGTGCGCAAAGTATTGGGTAGAGGGGATTTGTACGTAGCAAGTAACTTCGGTTGATCATTAGAAAAATCAACTAAAGCAGCATCCACTGCATCCATGCTGGTACCTGACATTAAACCGATATACAATTTTTTCATTAGACCTCTTTTTAAACCTGCATTATCCCAATAAAACTTTCTACAGTCGTTTCGCAAATTGAGTTAAATTAAGTAAAAACTAAAAAAATCACCGTCATGGCGAGCGAATGTAATGAGCGTGGCCATCTATGGATTGCCACGCACCTACGGTGCTCGCAATGACAATTAATATTTTACGCGCTTGCAATGACAAGCGGGTAGAAAAGGGTTAAGTTTTTTTTTTGATGATCTTTATTCGCGAAACTTGTTTAATTGTATTGCAATGCACTGTGAAAAAATAGTACGCTAGCGCCCAAGTAGAGTTGGCTAGACAGTCGCTGTATTTTTTACAGAGGAAAGTCCGGGCTCCATCGGGCAAAGTGCCAGGTAATGCCTGGGAGGCGTAAGCCTACGGAAAGTGCCACAGAAAATATACCGCCAAAACCGTAGTTTCTTTGGTGAAATTATAGTTAGGTAAGGGTGAAAAGGTGTGGTAAAAGCACACCGCATCATTGGTAACAGTGATGGCAGGGCAAACCCCACTTGGAGCAAGACCAAATAGGAACCTATTAGGCGTGGCCCACGCTAGGTTCGGGTAGGTCGCTTGAGGTATATGGTGACGTATATCCTAGATGAATGACTGTCCATGACAGAACCCGGCTTATCGGCTGACTCTCTTATCTAAAATATTACCATTCAGGTAATTAATTCTCCAATTTTTATAGTACATCTACTCTTTTTGTGCTTATAAAACACATTTATCCAAACGCGCCCAGCTAATGCTTGACAAGAAGCAATTCTAATTCCTATAGTGTAATTAAGTGGCAAAAAGTGGGTAAATGTGGGCAAAAATGGGATAAATTATGTTTCGGGGTATAAATTTGGTAGTGCTCGATGCGAAGGGCCGGATCAAGTTACCGGTTCGCTATCGACAGTTGCTACCTACAGATAAAGAACCTCAATTAGTACTCACCATCGATACCGAGTCTCCTTGTTTATTGCTTTATCCCTTACAGGAATGGGAAGTCATCGAAGAAAAATTGCAAGCTTTACCAAGCTTTAATCCAGCAGTGCGGCGTATTCAGCGCTTACTGATAGGTCATGCAACGGACTTGGATTTAGATACCAATGGCCGAATTTTATTGCCGTCATTGTTAAGAAATTATGCGCATTTAGAAAAAGAAATTATGGTCGTAGGTCAAGGTCGGAAAATTGAGTTGTGGGGCGCCAGTGAATGGGACGATTATCGTACGCAATGGATTTCAGAGACAGTTAAGCCGGAAGAGTTACCTGATGAGTTACAGAATTTAGCGTTGTAGGCATTTGACGATGCAAAAACAAGAACAGCATCAACCAGTTTTACTGGCAGAGGTAATTGAATATTTAGATATAGCCGCCGATGGGATTTATATTGATGCTACATTTGGACGAGGTGGACATGCCGGACAGATTTTAAGCAATTTAGGAGAAAAGGGAAGATTAATTGCTATTGATAAAGATCCTGCAGCCGTTGCTTATGCACAACAGCAATGGGGTCACGATAAGCGTTTTAAGGTTTATCAGGGTTCATTTAAGCGTATTAAGGAAATAGCAGAAGCCGAAGGAAGCATGGGGCAGGTGTCGGGACTGTTATTAGATTTAGGGGTTTCTTCACCCCAATTAGATCAAGCGAATAGAGGATTTAGTTTTTTACGAGATGGGCCATTAGATATGCGTATGGATCCAAAAACCGGAATCA from Rickettsiella endosymbiont of Miltochrista miniata encodes the following:
- a CDS encoding TA system antitoxin ParD family protein, giving the protein MGVPIRIDESIYKAAKKVARAECRSIPNQIEFWAKIGKCALENPDLPTEFIKEVLISKHTDRSLAEPFNFENNDD
- a CDS encoding anhydro-N-acetylmuramic acid kinase, encoding MKKLYIGLMSGTSMDAVDAALVDFSNDQPKLLATYKSPLPNTLRTELTKLYNTDSINIVKFAELDQKIGLISAEAVKKLLAESPYSAKDILAIGSHGQTVFHYPHLTSHPFTIQIGDPNIIAEKTGITTIADFRRRDIAAGGQGAPLTPAFHNTVFRNKEEDTIVLNLGGIANITYLAADLKALVLGFDTGPANCLLDQWIHHHLKRWFDEDGAWAASTTFDEALLEQFLSDPYFQLKPPKSTGPEYFNFKWVETQLATLNRQLEPASVQATLCELIAASVAKAILDFKSMQGVILLCGGGSKNTYLRKRIQQHCYAHQVLLTDDRGISSEWLEAMAFAWIAKQTLEGKCSNLPEVTGAKNPTILGGIYLALSD
- the mraZ gene encoding division/cell wall cluster transcriptional repressor MraZ — encoded protein: MFRGINLVVLDAKGRIKLPVRYRQLLPTDKEPQLVLTIDTESPCLLLYPLQEWEVIEEKLQALPSFNPAVRRIQRLLIGHATDLDLDTNGRILLPSLLRNYAHLEKEIMVVGQGRKIELWGASEWDDYRTQWISETVKPEELPDELQNLAL